The DNA window CGAGGCCGCCGCGGAGACGACGGCGGGCGGCGCCCCGGCCCTCTCCCGCCTCTTCCCCGTCGATCCGCTCCCGGAGGATCCCGCGCCCGTCGGCCCCACCCTGCTGGTGTGCCCGATGTCCGTGGTGGGCGCCTGGCAGCGCGAGGCGGCGACCTTCGCCCCGCACCTGCAGGTGCTCGTCCATCACGGCGGCGACCGACGGCGCGACGCCTCCTTCGTCGCCGCGGCCGCGGAGAAGGACCTCGTCATCACCACCTACTCCCTGCTGGCCCGCGACCAGCAGCTGCTCGCGGCGGTGCCCTGGCACCGGCTCGTGTTCGACGAGGCGCAGCACGTGAAGACCCCCGCCACCCAGGTCACCCGGGCCGCCCGATCGCTGCAGGCCCCGCATCGTCTCGCCCTGACGGGTACCCCGGTGGAGAACCGGCTCGCTGACCTCCACTCCCTCATGGAGGTGGTCAACCCCGGTCTGCTGGGCAGCGCGAAGAGCTTCCAGGAGCGCGTCGCGACCCCGATCGAGGAGGACGGCGACGGCGGCGCGATCAGCCGCCTCAAGCTCGTGACCGGCCCGTTCATCCAGCGCCGTCTGAAGACCGACCGCTCGATCATCAAGGACCTGCCCGAGAAGATCGAGCTCAGCCGCGTGGTGAACCTGACCGCCGAGCAGGCCGGCCTGTACGAGGCGATCGTGGACGAGCTGATGGTCCAGATCGACGGCGCCGACGAGAAGCAGCGCCGCACCCTGGTCGTCTCCGCCATCACCCGGCTCAAGCAGGTGTGCAACCATCCCGCCCACTACCTCGGCGACGGCTCGCCGCTGGTGCGCGACGGCGAGCACCGCTCCGGCAAGCTCGAGCTCGTCGACGACCTGCTGCAGACCGCCTTCGAGGAGGGTCAGAAGGCGCTGCTGTTCACGCAGTTCACCACCTTCGGGCATCTGCTGGTGCCGTACTGGACCGAGCGCTTCGCCGAGTTCGGGATCGACGTCCCCTTCCTCCACGGCGGGGTCTCCAAGCGCGACCGGGACCAGATGGTCGCCGAGTTCCAGGAGCATCGCGATCGGCCGGGGCTCATGCTGCTGAGCCTGCGGGCCGGCGGCACCGGGCTCACCCTCACCGCCGCGAACCACGTCGTCCATCTGGATCGCTGGTGGAACCCGGCGGTGGAGAACCAGGCCACGGACCGTGCCTACCGCATCGGCCAGCGCCGCGATGTGACCGTGAACAAGCTGGTCAGCGCCGGAACCGTGGAGGAGAAGATCGACACCGTGCTCTCGGACAAGCAGGCGCTCGCGGATCTGACCGTGAGCCCGGGCGAGGACTGGATGGCCTCCCTGGACGACGACCGGCTGTTCGACCTCCTGGCCCTCGACGCGGAGGAGGACGGGCTGTGAGCATCGAGCTGAGATCACGCCGCGGCGCGGTGGGCACGGCCTGGCACGCCGTCGCCCTCCGCGACGGTGCGGAGCGCCTGCTGGGACCGGCCCGGGTGAGCCGCGGCAAGGCCGATGCCCGCGCCGGGCGTGTGCAGTGGCTCGACGTCGACGCCGGGGCGGCGCGCGGCGACGTGCTCGACGCCGACGGCGAGCTCTACCACGCCCGCCTCGAGCTGCCCGCCTTCCTCGAGGGCGACCGCAGGGTGGTCCTGCAGGTCGCCCGTGCGCATCCGGAGCTGCCCGCGCGCCTCGCCGCCGGCGAGTACCCGCAGCAGATCGAGGCGGAGCTCGCCGCCTCGGAGATCTCCCTCCTGCCCCGTGACGCGATGGAGCTCTCCCACGACTGCTCCTGCCTGGACTGGCCGGGCCCGTGCCGGCACGTCTCGGCGCTGCTGTACGTGCTGGTGGAGGCGGTCGATGAGCAGCCCCTGCTGCTGCTGACCCTGCGCGGCCTCGCCCTCGAGGACCTCGTGGCACCCGCCCGCACCGAGCCGGACGCCGCGGCCCCGGACGACAGCGCCGCCCCGCAGCCCGCCGTGACGCCCCCCGCCGCGACCGCTGACGAGACCCCGGCGGCCCCCGCACCGCCCGCCGCCTTCGACCCGGCCCGCACCGAACCGGCACGGCTGGTCGAGGTGGTCGGCGAGGAGGTCGCGGCGGTCATCCACCGCTTCTACACCGATCCCTCCTGAGCCCGCCCCAGGCCATACAGTGGTAGGCATGCCCGAGACCAGCCTGACCTCCCCTGCCACCCGCTCTGCCACCCGCTCTGACGCCCCGGCCGCCGCCCTCGTCGACGCGCTGCCCGCCCCCGTCCTCGCGACCATCGCCGGCCTCTTCGAGACCGCGGTCGCGGAGCACCGCACCTCGGGCGTGACGTGGGCGATCATCGGCGGTCACGGCCATGACCAGGCGGTCCTGGCGCACGGTGCGGCCGGCCATCGCCAGCTCGACGGCGGGCGGCCCGCCGAGGGCACCGGCCCGATGGACCGCGCGACCGTCTCCCGCATCGCCTCGATGACGAAGTCCTTCACCGCCGCCACGATCCTGGCGCTGCGCGACGAGGGCCGGCTGTCCCTGGAGGACCCGATCTCGGCGCATGTCCCCGAGGCCGCCGGGGCCTTCGATCTCGCCCCCGACGAGCGCGAGCCCACTCTGCGCCAGCTGCTGACCATGAGCGCGGGCCTGGTCACCGACAACCCCTGGGGCGACCGCCAGGAGGCGATGACGCGCGAGGAGTTCGCCGCGACCCTGCGCGGGGGCCTCGGCCACGTGCACCAGGTGGGCAGCGGCTTCGAGTACTCCAACACCGGGTTCGCCCTCCTGGGCCGGGTGATCGACGAGGTCACCGGCTCGGACTACGCCAGCGAGATCCGCCGCCGCTTCCTCGCGCCACTCGGGCTGGACGCCACCGGATGGTCCGCCGAGGAGATCGACGAGCAGCACCTGGCCACCGGCCATCGCCTCGCCGACCGCAC is part of the Brachybacterium ginsengisoli genome and encodes:
- a CDS encoding SWIM zinc finger family protein; the protein is MSIELRSRRGAVGTAWHAVALRDGAERLLGPARVSRGKADARAGRVQWLDVDAGAARGDVLDADGELYHARLELPAFLEGDRRVVLQVARAHPELPARLAAGEYPQQIEAELAASEISLLPRDAMELSHDCSCLDWPGPCRHVSALLYVLVEAVDEQPLLLLTLRGLALEDLVAPARTEPDAAAPDDSAAPQPAVTPPAATADETPAAPAPPAAFDPARTEPARLVEVVGEEVAAVIHRFYTDPS